The genomic segment ATAAAGTCCGCCGCCCGGTACTAACGGCAGAATGGATATAAGCAAACAAGCAGTAACCGGAACTTTTTGAATGCGTGCTATCACTTCGGAATACAGTGATATAATCAAAGTAGCAACGAAACTTTGAAATATAGGGTTATTTAAATTGCCACAAAGCAAATATACCAGCCACCCCATCGAACCGCCCAGCGGAGCCAAAATCATCATTTTACCACGCAGATTGGACACAAAGCAAAATGCGAAGCAGCCAATGAACACATAGATACACGATAAAATGCTTTCCATCTTCATGCCTACACCACTTTCATCATACACCAAATATCAAACGAGAAACCGTCAAAGCGATACCGGCGCCCAGTGCGATTGCAGTAGCACTCAGCAGTGCTTCGGTAAGTTTAATTATTCCCGAAATCAAATCTCCCGCAATAATATCCCGCATAAAATTGGTTACGGCAACACCCGGTACCAAATTCATTAATGTACCTATAATTATTTTATCGGAATTTGTACCCAGCCGCAAATGTACCGCAATAAGTGCAAGCACGGTTGCCGTCATACTTGAAATAATAATTGTAAAAAACAAGT from the Hydrogenoanaerobacterium saccharovorans genome contains:
- a CDS encoding threonine/serine exporter family protein; amino-acid sequence: MKMESILSCIYVFIGCFAFCFVSNLRGKMMILAPLGGSMGWLVYLLCGNLNNPIFQSFVATLIISLYSEVIARIQKVPVTACLLISILPLVPGGGLYYTMEYCIRGNIPMFIEKAGYTFGTAGALALGILIVSSAVRLWYSVRYFAAKPFRKTP